A region of Marnyiella aurantia DNA encodes the following proteins:
- a CDS encoding pyruvate dehydrogenase complex E1 component subunit beta: MAEYTFREVIAQAMSEEMRKDESIFLMGEEVAEYNGAYKASKGMLDEFGAKRVIDTPIAELGFTGIAVGAAMNGNRPIVEYMTFNFAMVGIDQIINNAAKIRQMSGGQWNCPIVFRGPTASAGQLGATHSQAFESWYANCPGLKVVVPSNPYDAKGLLKTAIQDNDPVIFMESEQMYGDKMEIPEEEYYLPIGKADIKREGTDITLVSFGKIMKLAMQAAEDMEKEGVSVEVIDLRTVRPLDYDTVLESVKKTNRLVILEEAWPFGSVATEITYMVQQKAFDYLDAPIKRITTPDAPAPYSSALFAEWFPKLETVKAEIKKAMYIKA; the protein is encoded by the coding sequence ATGGCAGAATATACTTTCCGGGAAGTGATTGCGCAGGCAATGAGCGAGGAAATGCGTAAAGACGAATCCATTTTCCTGATGGGTGAAGAGGTGGCAGAATATAACGGAGCTTACAAAGCTTCCAAAGGTATGCTGGACGAATTTGGTGCTAAAAGAGTAATCGATACCCCAATTGCTGAGCTTGGTTTTACAGGTATCGCAGTAGGCGCGGCTATGAACGGCAACCGTCCCATCGTGGAATATATGACCTTCAACTTTGCCATGGTAGGTATAGACCAGATTATAAATAATGCTGCCAAGATCCGCCAGATGAGCGGTGGCCAGTGGAACTGTCCTATCGTTTTCCGTGGGCCTACAGCTTCTGCAGGACAGCTTGGGGCTACCCACAGCCAGGCTTTCGAATCCTGGTATGCTAACTGTCCCGGACTTAAGGTAGTGGTTCCTTCGAATCCTTATGATGCGAAAGGACTTCTGAAAACTGCAATTCAGGACAATGACCCGGTAATCTTCATGGAGTCTGAGCAGATGTATGGAGATAAGATGGAGATTCCTGAAGAAGAATATTACCTGCCAATCGGTAAAGCAGATATCAAGAGAGAAGGTACAGATATTACCCTGGTTTCATTTGGCAAGATTATGAAGCTGGCAATGCAGGCTGCCGAAGATATGGAAAAAGAAGGGGTTTCCGTTGAGGTAATCGACCTTAGGACTGTTCGTCCGCTGGATTACGATACGGTTCTGGAATCAGTGAAGAAGACCAACCGTCTTGTTATTTTGGAGGAAGCCTGGCCATTTGGTTCAGTAGCTACCGAAATTACTTATATGGTACAGCAAAAAGCATTTGATTATCTGGATGCGCCAATCAAGAGAATCACTACTCCTGATGCGCCGGCCCCTTATTCCTCAGCACTTTTTGCCGAATGGTTCCCCAAACTGGAAACAGTGAAAGCTGAAATTAAGAAAGCAATGTACATCAAGGCATAA
- a CDS encoding DUF2147 domain-containing protein translates to MKKFAFAFAALFVGVLSFAQIEGKWKTIDDETGKAKSIVEITKNSKGQYIGKIVQLLAKPENNSCVKCTDDRKNKPLIGLEIIRGLNKDGNEFTGGTITDPKSGKTYKCTIKREGDKLNVRGYVGFSLIGRTQTWQKVN, encoded by the coding sequence ATGAAAAAGTTTGCTTTTGCTTTCGCAGCCCTTTTTGTGGGTGTACTTTCATTCGCACAGATTGAAGGTAAATGGAAGACCATAGATGATGAAACCGGTAAGGCTAAATCCATTGTAGAAATTACGAAAAATTCCAAGGGACAATATATAGGGAAAATCGTACAGCTTTTGGCGAAACCCGAAAATAACAGCTGTGTAAAATGTACGGACGACCGTAAGAATAAACCTTTGATTGGACTGGAAATAATCCGCGGACTGAATAAAGACGGCAACGAGTTTACAGGCGGAACCATTACTGACCCAAAAAGCGGCAAAACTTATAAATGTACAATCAAACGCGAAGGCGACAAGCTGAACGTTAGAGGTTATGTAGGTTTTTCTCTCATTGGAAGAACGCAAACCTGGCAAAAAGTAAACTAA